The following coding sequences are from one Solea solea chromosome 4, fSolSol10.1, whole genome shotgun sequence window:
- the sptbn2 gene encoding spectrin family protein isoform X3, which translates to MSTISPTDFDSLEIQQQYNDINNRWDLAAETDWDNENSSARLFERSRIKALADEREAVQKKTFTKWVNSHLGRVTCRIGDLYTDLRDGRMLIRLLEVLSGEQLPKPTKGRMRIHCLENVDKALQFLKEQKVHLENMGSHDIVDGNHRLTLGLIWTIILRFQIQDISVETEDNKEKKSAKDALLLWCQMKTAGYPNVNIHNFTTSWRDGLAFNAIVHKHRPDLIEFDNLKRSNAHYNLQNAFNVAEKEMGLTKLLDPEDVNVDQPDEKSIITYVATYYHYFSKMKALAVEGKRIGKVLDYAIEADQLIEKYETLASELLQWIEQTIVTLNDRQLANSLSAVQNQLQAFNSYRTVEKPPKFTEKGNLEVLLFTIQSKMRANNQKVYMPREGKLISDINKAWERLEKAEHERELALRNELIRQEKLEMLAARFDRKAAMRETWLSENQRLVSQDNFGTDLGAVEAATRKHEAIETDIGAYVERVAAVEAVAKELEAERYHDVRRILARRDNVLRLWEYLKELLVARRERLNAHRDLQRLFQEMRYIMDWMADMKGRLQSQDSGKHLHDVLDLLQKHTLVEADISAQAERIKAVQGAAQRFTSYDQVYKPCEPGLVSEKVDLLGQAYEELGQLAGKRKEQLEDSRRLWQFLWDLGEEAAWIREQEQILASGDCGRDLTSALHLLSKHEAFRDEMAARYGPLSNSIAAGEALIQEGHFGAPEVTERIQDIRSQWAHLEETTKLREQSLKEAVALHQFQTDANDMEAWLMETLRQVSSQEVGHDEFSTQTLARKQREIEEEIQSHRPLIDSLHEQVQALPQVYAQNSQVDGRLPAIEQSYEELETLSAARRQALEGALALYRMFSEAGACQLWVEEKEQWLHNMEIPTKLEDLEVVQQRFETLEPEMNNLGTRVTDVNQVAEQLLGSDNCSKDQIHQTRHQLNNRWSEFEQLAGQKKQALESALNIQNYHLECNEIQTWMREKTKVIESTQSLGNDLAGVMALQRKLTGMERDLEAIQGKLDDLRNEAEKLAKEHPDQAGEIQGRLAEIQEVWEELNATMKRREESLGEASKLQGFLRDLDDFQSWLSRTQTAVASEDIPTSLPEAESLLTQHENIKNEVDNYKEDYEKMRAVGEEVTQGQTDAQHMFLAQRLQALDTGWHELRRMWENRHSLLAQAFDFQTFLRDVKQAEAFLNSQEYVLSHTEMPASLQAAEEAIKKHEDFLTTTEASEDKITGVVETGRRLINDANANSDKIQEKVDSIQERHFKNKQAANELLTKLKDNRELQHFLQDGQELTLWINEKMLTAQDMSYDEARNLHSKWQKHQAFMAELASNKDWLDKIDKEGQALVAEKPELKPVVQQTLEDLQHQWEELENTTRTKAQCLFDANRAELFTQSCSSLDVWLKNLEGQLQNDDYGKDLTSVNILLKKHQMIEHQMDVREKEVQSLQSQALALSQEDTGLAEVDGQQRRVTDNFSRIKEPLEVRRQQLLASKEAHQFNRDLEDEILWVKERMPLATSTDHGKDLPTVQLLIKKNQTLQKEIQGHQPRIDDIHRRGKTQSQVDGERQSALEERLFELKDLWDQLIAETDKRHERLIEANRAQQFYADAAEAEAWMGEQELHMMSEEKAKDEQSALVMVKKHQILEQALEDYAQTIHQLANSSRLMVTSEHPESERITLRQAQVDKLYAGLKDLAEERHGRLQERLRLTQLKREVDDLEQWIAEREVVAGSHELGQDYEHVTMLRDKFREFARDTSTIGQERVDGVNVLADDLIESGHPENASVAEWKDGLNEAWADLLELIDTRTQMLAASYELHRFHQDAMEVLGRVKEKQEALPIDLGRDLNTVQHLHRQHNTFEHDIQALSGQVNQIQDDAARLQKAYAGEKADDINRSEHAVSSAWEGLLQAGQARRILLLDTVEKFRFFNMVRDLILWMDGVNLQIDAHDSPRDVSSAGLVIANHQDIKSEIETRADSFTACIEMGNTLINNNHYAADEIREKLLQLQEKRDKINKKWKDKMDHLQIVLEVLQFGRDACVAESWLVGQEPLVRAAELGSNVDEVESLIKRHEAFEKLAAAWEDRFVLLEKLTTLEEQEIQRRQEEEERARRPPTPSPAEEVVQSETESQLHNSAARTSLDQTTLNQSVSVNGVHSDNETSQGSESESVNGPGRDSGLASSRLEPSATLPNRGGAESDPDTMEGMLCRKQEMESHSKKAATRSWQNVYCVLRKGSLGFYKDNKSASNGVPYHGEVPISLGEAVCEVAHDYKKRKHVFKLRLGDGKEYLFQAKDEVEMSSWIRSIITSIPAGAGDSPGAPRALSHAMTMPPISPSSGETGGVTMRNKEGKDKDREKRFSFFGKKK; encoded by the exons ATGAGCGTGAAGCAGTACAGAAGAAGACCTTTACCAAATGGGTGAACTCTCATTTAGGCCGTGTGACCTGTCGCATTGGGGACCTGTACACGGACCTTCGCGATGGCCGCATGCTAATCCGCCTCTTGGAAGTGCTTTCCGGAGAACAGCTG CCAAAGCCCACAAAGGGACGCATGCGTATCCACTGCCTGGAGAATGTTGATAAAGCCCTGCAATTTCTCAAAGAGCAAAAAGTCCATCTAGAAAACATGGGCTCACATGACATCGTGGATGGTAATCACCGTCTCACCCTGGGTCTCATCTGGACCATCATCCTTCGCTTTCAG ATCCAGGACATCAGTGTGGAGACAGAGgataataaagagaaaaaatcAGCTAAAGATGCCCTGCTGCTTTGGTGCCAAATGAAAACAGCAGG ATACCCCAATGTCAACATCCACAACTTCACTACCAGTTGGCGAGATGGCCTGGCGTTCAATGCcattgtgcacaaacacag ACCAGACCTGATTGAGTTTGATAACCTGAAGAGGTCCAATGCTCACTATAATCTCCAGAATGCTTTCAATGTGGCTGAGAAGGAAATGGGGCTTACCAAGCTGCTGGACCCAGAAG aTGTCAATGTTGATCAGCCTGATGAAAAGTCCATCATTACGTATGTGGCAACCTACTATCATTACTTCTCCAAGATGAAAGCCCTGGCAGTGGAGGGCAAAAGAATTGGAAAg GTACTGGACTATGCCATTGAGGCTGACCAGCTGATTGAAAAGTATGAAACCTTGGCCTCAGAGCTGCTGCAGTGGATTGAGCAAACCATAGTGACACTCAATGATAGGCAGCTTGCAAACTCACTGAGTGCTGTGCAGAACCAGCTCCAGGCTTTCAACTCCTACCGCACTGTGGAGAAACCACCCAA ATTTACAGAGAAAGGAAATTTGGAGGTACTCCTCTTTACTATCCAGAGCAAAATGCGAGCAAACAACCAGAAAGTCTACATGCCACGAGAAGGCAAACTCATCTCTGACATCAATAAG GCGTGGGAGCGACTGGAGAAGGCAGAGCACGAACGTGAGCTGGCTCTGAGAAATGAGTTGATTCGACAGGAGAAGCTGGAGATGCTCGCTGCCCGTTTTGACCGCAAAGCTGCAATGAGGGAGACATGGCTGAGTGAGAACCAGAGGCTGGTGTCTCAG GACAACTTTGGAACTGACCTTGGAGCAGTGGAAGCTGCCACTCGTAAACATGAGGCAATCGAGACAGATATTGGGGCATACGTGGAGCGTGTGGCTGCTGTGGAGGCTGTTGCCAAAGAGCTGGAAGCGGAACGGTACCATGATGTACGGCGTATACTTGCACGGAGGGATAATGTCCTTCGACTCTGGGAATACCTGAAAGAGCTTCTGGTTGCACGCAGGGAGCGGCTAAATGCCCATCGTGACCTGCAGAGATTGTTTCAGGAGATGCGCTACATCATGGACTGGATGGCAGACATGAAG GGTCGTCTGCAGTCTCAGGATAGTGGCAAACATTTACATGACGTGTTAGACCTacttcagaaacacacactggtAGAGGCTGACATTTCAGCTCAGGCAGAACGGATCAAAGCAGTGCAGGGAGCCGCACAGCGCTTCACTTCCTACGACCAGG TCTACAAACCATGTGAGCCAGGACTAGTAAGTGAAAAGGTTGACCTGCTGGGTCAAGCCTATGAGGAGCTTGGTCAGCTTGCTGGTAAACGCAAGGAGCAACTAGAGGACTCACGTCGTTTGTGGCAGTTCCTGTGGGATCTTGGAGAGGAGGCAGCCTGGATCAGAGAGCAGGAGCAGATCCTGGCAAGCGGAGACTGTGGACGTGACCTCACTTCTGCTCTTCATCTGCTCAGTAAACATGAAGCTTTCAGAGATGAGATGGCAGCCCGCTATGGCCCCCTGAGCAACAGCATTGCTGCTGGGGAGGCTTTAATTCAGGAGGGACACTTTGGAGCCCCAGAGGTCACAGAGAGGATTCAAGACATCCGCTCACAGTGGGCTCACCTTGAGGAG ACAACCAAACTGAGAGAGCAGAGTCTTAAGGAAGCTGTGGCCCTGCATCAGTTCCAAACAGATGCCAATGACATGGAGGCCTGGCTCATGGAGACTCTTAGACAAGTGTCGAGTCAGGAAGTGGGCCACGATGAGTTCTCTACCCAAACCCTAGCTCGCAAACAGAGGGAGATAGAGGAGGAGATCCAAAGCCATCGCCCCCTCATTGACTCCTTGCATGAGCAGGTCCAAGCACTGCCACAGGTCTATGCACAAAATTCTCAg GTGGATGGCCGCTTACCTGCTATTGAGCAGAGCTATGAAGAACTGGAGACTCTGTCAGCAGCTAGGAGACAGGCCCTGGAAGGTGCTCTGGCCCTCTACCGCATGTTCAGTGAAGCCGGTGCCTGCCAGCTCTGGGTTGAAGAGAAGGAGCAGTGGTTGCACAACATGGAGATCCCAACCAAATTGGAGGACTTAGAGGTGGTGCAGCAGAG ATTTGAGACTCTAGAACCTGAAATGAACAACCTAGGTACTcgagtcactgatgtgaaccAGGTGGCAGAGCAGCTGCTGGGCTCGGACAACTGTAGCAAAGACCAAATCCACCAGACACGACACCAACTGAACAACAG ATGGTCAGAGTTTGAACAACTGGCTGGTCAAAAGAAGCAAGCCCTAGAGTCTGCCCTAAACATCCAAAACTACCACTTGGAGTGTAATGAGATTCAAACTTGGATGAGAGAGAAGACCAAGGTGATTGAATCTACTCAGAGCCTGGGTAATGACCTGGCTGGAGTGATGGCACTGCAGCGCAAACTCACTGGCATGGAGAGGGACCTGGAGGCCATTCAG GGCAAATTGGATGACCTGAGAAATGAGGCTGAAAAGCTAGCCAAGGAACATCCAGATCAGGCAGGAGAGATTCAAGGGCGCCTGGCGGAGATTCAGGAAGTTTGGGAGGAGTTGAATGCCACCATGAAGCGACGTGAGGAGTCGTTGGGTGAAGCCAGCAAGCTGCAGGGCTTTCTCAGAGACCTAGATGACTTCCAGTCCTGGTTGTCTCGCACCCAGACAGCTGTGGCCTCAGAGGACATTCCCACTTCTCTGCCTGAGGCTGAGAGCTTGCTCACCCAGCATGAAAACATCAAGAATGAGGTGGATAACTATAAGGAGGACTATGAGAAGATGCGGGCAGTTGGTGAGGAGGTGACCCAGGGTCAGACAGATGCCCAGCACATGTTCTTGGCTCAGAGGCTCCAGGCACTGGATACTGGCTGGCATGAGTTGCGTCGCATGTGGGAGAACCGCCATAGTCTTTTGGCCCAAGCCTTTGACTTCCAGACTTTCTTAAGAGATGTTAAGCAGGCAGAAGCCTTCCTGAACAGCCAG GAGTATGTTCTGTCTCACACAGAGATGCCTGCCAGTCTTCAGGCAGCAGAAGAGGCCATTAAGAAGCACGAGGATTTCCTCACTACCACAGAGGCCAGCGAGGACAAGATAACGGGTGTAGTGGAGACCGGACGGCGCCTCATTAATGACGCCAATGCAAATTCTGATAAGATCCAGGAAAAAGTTGACTCCATCCAAGAAAG GCATTTTAAGAATAAACAGGCTGCAAATGAACTACTGACAAAGCTGAAGGATAACCGTGAACTTCAGCACTTCCTCCAAGATGGGCAAGAG CTCACACTTTGGATCAATGAGAAGATGCTGACAGCACAGGACATGTCTTATGATGAGGCCAGAAATCTTCACAGCAAGTGGCAGAAGCACCAGGCCTTCATGGCAGAGCTGGCCTCAAACAAAGACTGGCTAGACAAAATTGACAAA GAGGGTCAGGCTCTGGTGGCAGAAAAGCCTGAGCTGAAACCGGTTGTCCAGCAGACCTTGGAAGACCTACAGCATCAGTGGGAGGAGCTGGAAAACACCACCCGCACCAAGgcccagtgtttgtttgacgCTAACAGGGCAGAGCTCTTCACACAAAGCTGCTCCTCTCTAGATGTCTGGCTGAAAAACTTAGAGGGCCAGCTGCAGAATGATGACTATGGCAAAGACTTGACCAGTGTCAACATCCTGCTGAAGAAGCATCAG ATGATAGAGCACCAGATGGATGTCAGAGAGAAGGAGGTGCAGTCCCTGCAGTCTCAGGCTCTGGCCCTGTCCCAGGAGGACACTGGACTGGCTGAAGTAGATGGTCAACAACGGCGTGTCACTGACAACTTCTCCAGAATTAAGGAGCCTCTTGAAGTCCGGAGACAGCAACTTCTTGCCTCCAAAGAAGCACATCAGTTCAACAGAGATTTGGAGGATGAAATT CTGTGGGTGAAAGAGAGAATGCCCTTGGCGACCTCCACAGACCATGGAAAAGACCTGCCCACTGTTCAGTTGCTAATCAAGAAGAATCAG ACATTGCAGAAGGAGATCCAGGGCCACCAGCCCCGCATTGATGATATCCATAGACGAGGAAAGACTCAGAGCCAGGTAGATGGTGAGAGGCAGTCTGCCCTAGAGGAGCGTCTTTTTGAGCTGAAGGATCTTTGGGACCAATTGATTGCAGAGACGGACAAACGTCATGAGCGACTAATAGAGGCCAATCGTGCCCAGCAGTTCTATGCTGATGCAGCGGAGGCAGAGGCCTGGATGGGTGAACAAGAGCTACACATGATGTCAGAGGAAAAGGCCAAG GATGAGCAGAGCGCACTAGTAATGGTCAAGAAGCATCAAATCCTGGAACAGGCACTTGAAGACTATGCCCAAACTATTCATCAGCTAGCCAACAGCAGCCGCCTCATGGTCACCAGTGAACACCCAGAGAG TGAGAGAATCACCTTACGGCAAGCCCAGGTCGACAAGCTTTATGCAGGATTGAAGGACCTAGCGGAGGAGCGTCATGGGCGGCTACAGGAGAGATTGCGTCTGACTCAGCTCAAACGGGAGGTGGATGACCTGGAGCAGTGGATAGCTGAGAGGGAGGTGGTTGCTGGCTCCCATGAACTAGGACAGGATTATGAACATGTCACa ATGCTCAGGGACAAGTTCAGAGAGTTTGCCCGTGACACCAGCACCATTGGCCAAGAGCGAGTAGATGGCGTGAATGTGCTGGCAGATGACTTGATCGAGTCTGGACATCCTGAGAATGCCAGCGTGGCTGAGTGGAAGGACGGCTTAAACGAGGCCTGGGCAGATCTGTTGGAGCTGATTGATACTCGCACACAAATGCTGGCCGCCTCCTATGAGCTGCATCGCTTCCATCAAGATGCCATGGAGGTGCTTGGACGTGTTAAGGAAAAGCAGGAGGCACTGCCAATTGACCTTGGCCGTGATCTGAACACTGTCCAACATCTACACAGGCAGCACAACACTTTTGAACATGACATCCAGGCACTTAGTGGACAG GTGAACCAGATACAAGATGATGCAGCACGGCTGCAGAAGGCATACGCTGGAGAGAAAGCTGATGACATCAACAGGAGTGAACATGCTGTGAGTTCTGCCTGGGAGGGCCTGCTCCAGGCTGGTCAGGCTCGCAGGATCCTCCTGCTGGACACAGTTGAGAAGTTCCGCTTTTTTAACATGGTGCGAGACCTCATACTATGGATGGACGGTGTAAACCTGCAAATCGATGCACATGACAGTCCCAG GGATGTATCCTCTGCAGGCCTTGTCATTGCTAATCATCAAGACATCAAGTCAGAGATAGAGACCAGGGCAGATAGTTTCACTGCCTGTATTGAGATGGGAAACACCCTCATCAACAATAATCACTATGCAGCTGATGAG ATTCGTGAGAAACTGCTGCAGCTCCAGGAAAAAAGAGATAAGATCAACAAAAAGTGGAAAGACAAGATGGACCACTTACAAATTG TGCTGGAGGTGCTGCAATTTGGACGAGATGCCTGTGTGGCAGAGTCCTGGTTGGTCGGGCAAGAACCTCTGGTGCGAGCAGCAGAGCTGGGCTCAAATGTAGATGAGGTAGAGAGCCTAATCAAGCGCCACGAGGCTTTTGAAAAACTTGCTGCAGCCTGGGAAGACCGCTTTGTCCTGCTGGAGAAACTCACTACA CTGGAGGAGCAAGAGATccagaggagacaggaggaagaagaaagagcCCGGCGACCCCCTACACCATCCCCTGCTGAAGAAGTGGTAcaatcagagacagagagtcagCTACATAATTCTGCAGCCAG aaCCAGTCTGGACCAGACCACATTGAatcagtcagtgtcagtgaatGGAGTACACAGTGACAATGAAACATCTCAG GGCTCGGAGTCCGAGTCGGTGAACGGACCTGGTCGGGACAGTGGGCTGGCGTCTTCTCGTCTTGAGCCTTCTGCCACGTTACCGAACAGGGGTGGAGCAGAGTCCGACCCAGACACCATGGAGGGAATGCTCTGTCGAAAACAAGAGATGGAGTCCCACAGCAAAAAGGCAGCAACCAG GTCCTGGCAGAATGTGTACTGTGTGCTAAGAAAAGGAAGTCTTGGCTTCTATAAGGACAACAAAAGTGCCAGCAATGGTGTTCCATATCATGGTGAGGTTCCCATCAGCCTGGGAGAAgctgtgtgtgaagtagctcaTGACTATAAGAAGAGGAAACACGTCTTCAAGCTCAG GCTAGGAGATGGAAAAGAATATTTGTTCCAAGCAAAGGATGAG GTGGAGAT